From one Plasmodium coatneyi strain Hackeri chromosome 9, complete sequence genomic stretch:
- a CDS encoding Protein phosphatase 2C: protein MGAYLSAPKTNKESLDGGNLELDPSRYGLSCMQGWRKNMEDSHICYNNLKLNEIEEDVSIYGVFDGHGGPNVSKWISYNFRRIFLKCIKEASEELTKKNLNKSKHYKLKLIKLTLEKTFLKLDEEMLLTENQEKLKKYSVPTQENEEESDTRENYLYSILNDIISKNISIKAIEKDGKRCLQVVYNKEGNPVDDGNAESSTTLADEENNKSPDLLGSTDSIVKEEEEEVDEDGDEAGEKGIAKEDGANNDAVKKESSKDGGSTQDGNNKTLKKDDEISEGLTANGGEEKGAIKGEVEKSEKTEEDEEKNKEANVAEGKVKEEDGKEHVDGYADKGESAETNTKRLKKGMNNEYSSSEKESNKEEDLSDGGSGSTCEPVVKAELTYDNLKCMEEAAAKEAKNNGPNGNLPGFDESALRLYEKGSSSSEEGFSYDEAVTNVIDNNISSNNDASNEADDCNGLYSSDELRLFENYYSNDYEDNIAYSCGSTAIVAVILKGYLIVANAGDSRAIVCFNGNSLGMSTDHKPHLQEEEARIKKAGGYISNGRVDGNLNLTRAIGDLHYKRDPFLPQKDQKISAFPEVTCVTLTPEDEFLFLACDGIWDCKDGQDVVGFVKTRLEKFEEPTSDETVIDNTGNNNENATTTIMTNENIVNSMGNEENDKSKEVEQSEGSKEKENAEGGVVGSPIGKKKNKKTAKGTNSNDEGVENGSEQEGTKEQGGLSEDAHVEDENEDDEEDDEENISGMGTHDGLDLDGYDEDDAKFDSAPVIVRKKFEKFNKLSQICEELCDECLSNNYKENDGIGCDNMTCLIVQYNPVYKIHTEKKFLNIDEIE, encoded by the coding sequence ATGGGAGCTTACTTGTCGGCACCTAAAACGAATAAGGAGTCCCTGGATGGAGGAAACTTAGAGCTAGACCCAAGCAGATATGGACTGTCGTGCATGCAAGGATGGAGGAAGAACATGGAAGATAGTCACATTTGCTACAACAATCTGAAATTGAACGAAATAGAGGAGGACGTATCCATTTATGGTGTTTTCGATGGACATGGAGGACCAAATGTATCAAAATGGATTTCATATAATTTCAGAAGgatctttttaaaatgcatAAAAGAAGCTAGTGAGGAattaacaaagaaaaatctCAACAAGTCTAAACATTATAAATTAAAACTAATAAAATTAACCCTTGAAAAAACATTTCTGAAATTAGATGAAGAAATGCTTCTCACGGAAAAtcaagaaaaattaaaaaaatatagcgtACCAACacaggaaaatgaagaagaatcGGACACaagggaaaattatttgtACTCCATTTTGAACGACATAATAtcgaaaaatataagcatCAAAGCTATAGAGAAAGATGGGAAGAGGTGCTTACAGGTTGTTtataataaggaaggaaatccAGTGGATGATGGCAACGCAGAATCGTCCACCACGCTGGCCGATGAGGAAAATAACAAATCGCCAGACTTGCTAGGCAGTACGGATAGTATAgttaaggaggaggaagaagaagttgaCGAAGATGGTGATGAAGCTGGGGAAAAGGGGATAGCAAAAGAGGACGGAGCGAATAACGATGCCGTGAAGAAGGAGAGCTCCAAAGATGGTGGAAGCACACAAGATGGAAACAATAAAACCTTAAAGAAAGACGACGAAATTTCGGAAGGCTTAACTGCTAACggtggagaagaaaaaggtgccATCAAGGGGGAAGTAGAAAAGAGCGAAAAGACGGAAGaagatgaggagaaaaataaggaagcaaATGTTGCAGAGGGCAAGGTGAAAGAGGAGGATGGTAAGGAACACGTCGATGGGTATGCCGACAAGGGAGAAAGCGCGGAAACAAATACGAAGAGGTTAAAGAAAGGCATGAATAACGAGTATTCGAGCAGCGAAAAGGAGAGCAACAAGGAGGAAGATCTCTCCGATGGTGGTAGTGGTAGCACATGCGAACCGGTGGTGAAAGCCGAACTGACGTATGACAATCTAAAATGCATGGAGGAGGCCGCAGCcaaagaagcgaaaaataaTGGGCCAAACGGGAACTTACCAGGGTTTGATGAAAGCGCACTGAGGTtatatgaaaaaggaagcagcagcagcgAAGAAGGATTTTCCTATGACGAGGCTGTGACAAATGTTATCGATAACAACATAAGTAGTAACAACGACGCCAGTAACGAGGCAGACGATTGCAATGGGTTATATTCGTCCGATGAGTTACGCCTATTTGAAAATTACTACTCAAATGACTATGAAGATAACATAGCTTATAGTTGCGGGTCGACAGCAATAGTTGCAGTTATCCTTAAGGGGTACCTTATAGTGGCCAATGCAGGAGATTCGAGAGCCATCGTTTGTTTTAATGGGAACTCCTTAGGTATGTCCACTGATCATAAGCCCCATttgcaggaagaagaagcccGAATTAAAAAGGCAGGAGGATATATTTCCAATGGAAGGGTAGATGGAAACTTAAATTTGACAAGAGCAATTGGTGATTTACACTATAAAAGGGATCCATTTTTACCTCAGAAGGATCAGAAAATTTCTGCTTTCCCGGAAGTTACTTGTGTTACCTTAACCCCGGAAGatgaatttttattccttgcTTGTGATGGTATTTGGGATTGTAAGGATGGACAAGACGTGGTTGGGTTTGTGAAGACGAGACTTGAAAAGTTCGAAGAACCAACAAGTGATGAAACTGTCATTGACAATACAGGCAACAATAATGAAAATGCCACAACGACTATTATGACGAATGAAAATATCGTTAACAGTATGGGCAATGAGGAAAACGACAAATCGAAGGAGGTAgaacaaagtgaaggaagcaaggagaaggaaaatgcagAAGGAGGGGTAGTTGGCTCACCGATAggtaagaagaaaaacaagaagACTGCCAAAGGCACGAATAGCAACGATGAGGGTGTTGAAAATGGTAGCGAGCAAGAAGGCACAAAGGAACAAGGAGGCCTTTCTGAAGATGCTCACGTGGAGGACGAAaatgaagatgatgaagaggatgatgaagaaaaCATCAGTGGAATGGGAACCCACGATGGATTAGACCTGGATGGGTATGATGAGGACGACGCGAAATTCGATTCCGCACCAGTTattgtgaggaaaaaattcgaaaaatttaataaactCTCCCAGATTTGTGAAGAACTGTGTGATGAGTGCTTGTCGAACAATTACAAAGAGAACGATGGAATTGGATGCGATAACATGACGTGCCTGATCGTTCAGTACAACCCCGTTTATAAAATACACACAGAGAAGAAGTTTTTAAATATAGACGAAATTGAGTAG